The genome window ACCTTTATCGCTCAGGCCCCGGTGGTCATCTGCGCGGTGGCTTTAAAAAATATCGCATTCGGCCGCATGGGTGGCTATTGGAACTCCTATCCGGTTGATGTTGCCATTGCCTTAGAACATATTGTCCTAGCTGCAGCCAATGAAGGTTTAGGAACTTGTTGGATTGGCGCCTATGACGAGCAGGCAGTTAAAGAACTCTTAAAAATTCCTGATAATGTGCAGGTGATCGCCTTAACTCCCTTGGGTTATCCAGAAGAAATTCCTGAACCTCGACCGCGCAAAACACTCTCAGAGATAGTTTCATTGGACTATTTTACTGATTAAAACATTTACAAGTCTAGTTTATAAATAAGGGCATCTTCGCCGTTGGAATAATAGCGCGGTCTGGTATAAAAGTGATAAAATCCTAACTTTTCGTAAAACATCTGAGCTCCGATATTACTGCGTCGCACCTCTAAAATGATATACTTAGCACCTTGCTGACGTCCAATTGCCATAATTTTTTTAATAAGCTTAGTGCCAACCCCCCGACGCCGAAATTCTTGATCAACGGCAATATTGGCTAAATGTAACTCATCCCCTAATAACCAAGCATCAATGTAACCGATAACTTTCGAACCAATTTTAGCCACTAATAATATCGTCCCGGATCGTGATAAATCCGACAGGAAAAAACTTCGCCGCCATGGATCCTTAAATGCCGTAGTCTCAATGGCCATCACCTGATCTAAATCGTCGGGCGTCATTTTACATATGCGCATCATAAGGATTATCCCTA of candidate division WOR-3 bacterium contains these proteins:
- a CDS encoding nitroreductase family protein, which translates into the protein MEFYEVIKKRRSIRAYKPDQIPDEVLARILEAARLAPSAKNIQPWKFIVIKDQQLKEKLVAACRNQTFIAQAPVVICAVALKNIAFGRMGGYWNSYPVDVAIALEHIVLAAANEGLGTCWIGAYDEQAVKELLKIPDNVQVIALTPLGYPEEIPEPRPRKTLSEIVSLDYFTD
- the rimI gene encoding ribosomal protein S18-alanine N-acetyltransferase, with translation MMRICKMTPDDLDQVMAIETTAFKDPWRRSFFLSDLSRSGTILLVAKIGSKVIGYIDAWLLGDELHLANIAVDQEFRRRGVGTKLIKKIMAIGRQQGAKYIILEVRRSNIGAQMFYEKLGFYHFYTRPRYYSNGEDALIYKLDL